In the genome of Pseudoliparis swirei isolate HS2019 ecotype Mariana Trench chromosome 3, NWPU_hadal_v1, whole genome shotgun sequence, one region contains:
- the LOC130191793 gene encoding four and a half LIM domains protein 1-like → MADSPQCFYCRDDLGGKRFVRNEGRPVCVRCHTKFCANSCAECHRPIPVESKELSHKGRFWHEECFRCTKCYKPLAKEPFSTKDDRIMCGKCCSREDAPRCHACYKAIPAGTESVEYKGNSWHDECFTCFSCKRPIGSLSFLSKGTDVYCSPCYDKKFAKHCVCCKKAITSGGVNYQDQPWHSHCFVCSSCSKPLAGSSFTTHQDQVFCVDCYKSSVAKKCSGCQNPITGFGKGVNVVKYEGSSWHEYCFNCKRCSQSLSSKSFVAKGKDLLCSDCGSK, encoded by the exons ATGGCGGACAGCCCGCAGTGTTTCTACTGCCGAGACGACCTCGGGGGGAAGAGGTTCGTCCGTAACGAAGGCCGGCCGGTGTGCGTGCGCTGCCACACCAAGTTCTGCGCCAACTCCTGCGCCGAGTGCCATCGACCCATCCCTGTGGAATCaaag gAGCTCAGTCACAAGGGCCGGTTCTGGCACGAGGAGTGTTTCCGCTGCACGAAGTGTTACAAGCCTCTGGCCAAGGAGCCCTTCAGCACCAAAGACGACCGTATCATGTGTGGGAAGTGCTGCTCCAGAGAGGACGCCCCGCGCTGCCACGCCTGCTACAAAGCCATACCGGCCG GTACCGAGAGCGTGGAGTACAAGGGGAACTCGTGGCACGACGAATGCTTCACCTGTTTCAGCTGTAAACGACCAATAGGATCGCTGAGCTTCCTCTCCAAAGGGACGGACGTCTACTGCAGCCCCTGCTATGACAAGAAGTTCGCGAAACACTGCGTCTGCTGCAAGAAG GCCATAACCTCCGGGGGAGTGAACTACCAGGACCAGCCGTGGCACAGCCACTGTTTTGTCTGCAGCTCCTGCTCAAAACCTCTGGCGGGGTCCAGCTTCACCAcccaccaggaccaggtcttctGTGTGGACTGCTACAAGAGCTCCGTCGCAAAGAAATGCAGCGGCTGCCAAAACCCCATCACAG gtTTTGGTAAAGGGGTGAACGTGGTGAAATATGAGGGCAGCTCCTGGCATGAATACTGCTTCAACTGTAAGAGATGCTCCCAAAGTCTGTCCAGCAAGAGCTTCGTCGCCAAGGGAAAAGACCTCCTGTGCTCCGACTGTGGCAGCAAGTAG
- the LOC130191678 gene encoding adhesion G-protein coupled receptor G4, with the protein MFTVSRESCIFQVRVMTSLSDTQEIEEQIQDRLLTPYNNGSISIATEDIEIRRILILKCNAATQYTRKGLFEWQDTSGGKTSTQPCPKNPQRSATRLCKLCLSTHWMAAHLEDCLLVVETIPDLDHVQVTADNAQDVVDMIEGLLRNHSTLNYQELLTVLNKLQDVVNQSQLTLNLGQALIDAISDILESDSDLLPFTNMILNITDAVGNMMAGFFGSFTLVASAIALSVVDVDPGQFSSLTFGVSSVRAGRKPEIFINKFPFNGTVAFISLPSALQHSFPQGNHSTPRVKFQFFGIPMLFQSSQKGQQRLNTFVVSASVINAISPIKDLDEDVKVTLHHLTPNTLRKKVQCVYWNFNKNNGQGGWDDHGCRTYNSSSDYTTCLCDHLTHFGVLLDVSRTQLDAANEQILTIITYAGCGVSSVFLGITVLTYSAFEKLRRDYPSQILINLSLALLGLNLVFLVNSWMSSWGVYGLCVAVASMLHYFLLASFTWMGLEAVNMYFALVKVFNVYVPSYILKFCALGWGIPLVICTLVLIVDREAYGSRLHTGAQLSLEPLDDSDNFCWLQDDVTFYVSVVGYAALVFLFNIAVFVVVLIQIRHMRDNRPAGTRSGLMQDLKGVASLTLLLGLTWAVGFFTFGPGRIVLLYLFAGLNTLQGLFIFLFHCLMKENVRKQWRIHLCFGRFRLDEYSEWSNSASVGFTVKPKSNPPRALVPSVCSVKSSSTASTSASSDSSQRNSSCKRPDLGLFVNSLALPRAQRRSSGPEAPPPQREVTPTPGWENHLLGQQEQR; encoded by the exons ATGTTCACAGTTTCAAG AGAGAGCTGTATTTTCCAGGTTCGGGTCATGACGTCGCTGTCAGACACTCAGGAAATAGAAGAGCAGATACAAGACCGACTGCTGACGCCTTATAACAATGGATCCATCTCCATAGCAACTGAGGACATAGAGATACGCCGAATAT TGATATTAAAGTGCAACGCAGCAACCCAGTACACACGGAAAGGACTGTTTGAGTGGCAAGACACTTCAGGAGGAAAAACTTCAACTCAGCCGTGCCCGAAAAACCCTCAGCGCTCCGCCACCCGGCTCTG TAAACTGTGCCTCAGCACCCACTGGATGGCTGCACACCTGGAAGACTGCCTCCTGGTGGTGGAAACCATCCCTGATTTGGATCATGTCCAAGTCACTGCTG ACAATGCACAGGACGTGGTGGATATGATTGAGGGTTTACTGAGAAACCACTCCACACTCAACTACCAGGAGCTGCTCACCGTCCTCAACAAGCTGCAGGACGTCGTCAACCAAAGTCAACTCACACTAAACCTGGGCCAAGCTCTCATCGACGCCATCTCTGACATCCTGGAGTCTGACAGCGACCTGCTGCCTTTCACCAACAT GATCCTAAATATAACCGATGCGGTAGGGAACATGATGGCGGGCTTCTTCGGCTCCTTCACCCTGGTGGCGTCTGCCATTGCTCTGTCGGTGGTGGATGTCGATCCCGGACAGTTCAGCAGTTTGACATTCGGAGTGTCATCTGTCCGCGCAGGCAGAAAGCCTGAG ATATTCATCAACAAGTTTCCCTTCAACGGCACGGTGGCGTTCATCTCCCTGCCATCCGCCCTGCAGCACAGCTTCCCACAGGGCAACCACAGCACGCCGAGGGTCAAGTTTCAGTTCTTCGGCATCCCAATGCTCTTCCAG AGCAGCCAAAAGGGGCAGCAGCGCCTGAACACCTTTGTGGTGTCAGCCAGTGTGATCAACGCCATCTCTCCCATCAAAGACCTGGATGAAGATGTCAAAGTCACGCTCCACCATCTCACACCCAACACA CTTCGTAAGAAGGTGCAGTGCGTGTACTGGAACTTCAATAAAAACA ACGGACAGGGAGGCTGGGACGATCACGGCTGCAGGACGTACAACAGCAGCTCGGACTACACCACGTGCCTGTGTGACCACCTCACGCATTTTGGAGTTCTTCTG GATGTCTCCAGGACTCAGCTGGACGCGGCTAACGAGCAGATCCTGACCATCATCACCTACGCCGGATGTGGAGTCTCATCGGTGTTTTTGGGAATCACCGTCCTCACTTACAGCGCCTTCGA GAAGCTTCGTCGGGACTACCCGTCTCAGATCCTcatcaacctctccctggcccTGCTGGGCTTGAACCTGGTGTTTCTGGTCAACTCCTGGATGTCCTCCTGGGGCGTATACGGCCTCTGTGTGGCCGTAGCCTCCATGCTGCACTACTTCCTCCTGGCGTCGTTCACCTGGATGGGTTTAGAGGCCGTCAACATGTACTTTGCTCTCGTCAAAGTCTTCAACGTCTACGTGCCCTCTTACATCCTCAAGTTCTGTGCGCTGGGATGGG GGATTCCCTTGGTGATCTGCACCCTCGTGCTCATCGTGGACAGAGAGGCCTACGGCAGTCGCCTGCACACCGGCGCCCAGCTGAGCCTGGAGCCTCTGGACGACTCGGACAACTT CTGTTGGCTTCAGGACGATGTGACGTTTTACGTGTCCGTCGTTGGCTACGCGGCGCTGGTCTTTCTCTTCAACATTGCG GTTTTTGTGGTGGTACTGATCCAGATTCGCCACATGCGAGACAACAGACCGGCTGGGACCCGCAGCGGCCTCATGCAGGACCTGAAGGGAGTTGCCAGCCTCACCTTGTTGCTGGGACTAACATGGGCGGTTGGCTTCTTCACCTTCGGGCCCGGCAGAATAGTTCTGCTCTACCTCTTCGCTGGACTCAACACCCTGCAAG GActtttcatcttcctcttccactgCCTGATGAAGGAGAATGTGCGTAAACAGTGGAGGATTCACCTTTGCTTTGGACGTTTCCGACTGGATGAGTACTCTG AATGGAGCAACTCTGCATCCGTTGGATTTACAGTCAAACCCAAATCAAATCCTCCCAGAGCACTGGTACCCTCGGTGTGCTCAGTCAAGTCCAGCTCCACAGCCAGCACTTCTGCTTCCTCCGACTCCAGCCAGAGGAACTCATCCTGCAAGAGGCCAGACCTGG GCCTTTTTGTGAATTCCCTGGCTCTCCCTCGTGCCCAGAGGAGATCCTCGGGTccagaagctccgcctccccaGAGGGAGGTGACCCCGACACCTGGATGGGAGAATCACTTGCTCGGCCAGCAGGAGCAAAGATAA